The DNA region CCATTCACTTCAACCGGTGCTGTTTTACCGTCATAGTACATAGAACGTGGTACTCGAATTATAGATGATAGACCGCCAATAGACCAACCATAACCAACTATGTCATTTCCACCTTGACTATTATAAGTAATGGAAACAGAAGGTGTAATGCCACTACGTACCGGAACACACGAAATAGGAACATTGTAAACAAGTCCTCCCGATGGCGTAACTTGTGAATTTATTGGTATAACACCAACATCTTTACTTGTATTTACAGATATTGAGGTAGGGATATGCGTATGAGAACCACTCGCAAAACCTCTTACTAAATCTTGTTGAGACATAGGATTTTGGTTAACAATAGTCTCTTTTGCTCCTGCACTCTAGCTTTTTTATATAAATGGAATCACCAGTAGAAATTGTGTCAGTAGGTACTGTCCGATGTTTTTTTATGGATGAAATAAAATCAAAAGATTGTTGTCCCATAGATGGGAATGTCACTATAAAAGTAAATGTCACGGCTAAAAGAATAAGCCATAAGTGATGTGTTTTCATAATAAATAATTAGTTTACAAACAGTATAACCCTATTCTTTAATAATTTTCCATATAGATTGCCTTGAACCAAAGACCAACTTCAGCAAATATGTACCCGACACAAAGCTATCAAGCTGAAGGATAGTTCGTATAGAAGTCACATCCTGTCTTAACAATAGTCGACCTTGCAAATCGTACAGGAAAACCTCGCCGTAACCCGGCTCAAAGAGTTCACTTAACAGAACAGTCAACTCCGTTTGCATTGGATTAGGAAAGAGCTTAATTGCTTTCTGTTCCAACAGTCCTTCCGACAAAACAACATTTACCTCGTTTTTTTGAAGAACAAAAGAACGCGTAGCTACTTGCATTCGAGTAACCCTGTTACCGGCAGCATCATACAAATACGAAAAAGATTGTGAGAAAATGGAAGTGGCCAATCCTAAGTTGATTAAGAGCAAAATAAATTTCAATTTCATGTTTTTCATAATTTAATTACGCAATAAAGATAGACACTCTTTTTTTAGAAAAAAGCTATCAGCATTATGTATTTAGAGGCAATACAATTTTTACTCCTTTTTCTACAGTTTTTACTCTAAATAAAAAGTTTATAGACAACAACCAGGAATTTCTCATGCAGTTTTTTCCTCCATGACTTCGCTAAATCAAATAAAAAATGCAAAGTCTTCCATCTTTTAACCCCACCATACTCCAACCGTACCCGAACCGTACTTGCTCCGTACCTTCTTCGGTCAGAAGTACCTCTATACGGAGAAACTACGGAGTTGGTACGGAGCAAGTACGGCTCAGGTACGGTACAAGTACAGTCCGAATAGAAAACTAACAAGGTTTTTGCCCCTCAATTCCCCACGAATAAAGCCTTTCGGCACCATGTTCATTATCAACGAAATAAACAATGAACAGGGTGTTGAAAACTTCTCTGAAAGTTTTTAGTTAAAACTTGTGGGGGATTGTGGGGAAATGTGTACTTTTACCGTCGCTTATTATAATAAGGTAGCAATGATACGTTTTTTGGGCAATATAGAAGCGAAGACCGACGCAAAGGGACGTGTATTTATCCCCGCCGGCTTTCGGAGGCAACTGCAATCCGCTTCCGAAGAAAGGCTAGTGCTGCGCAAAGACGTATTCCAAGATTGCCTGGTACTCTATCCAGAAAGCGTTTGGTTCAAGACGCAAAACCAATTAAGGAGGCGATTGAACAAATGGAACGCAAAACACCAAGACATTTTCCGGCAATTTGTGAGCGATGCGGAAATCATGATTCCCGACGGGAACGGACGCATCCTTCTGCCCAAACGTTACCTGCAAATGGCCGGCATACAGAGCGATGTACGTTTTATTGGTATGGATAATACAATAGAGATCTGGGCAAAAGAGAAAACCGAACAGCCATTCGTCAGTCCGGAAGAGTTCAGCGAAGCATTGCAGGACATTCTGGGAGATGAGGATGATTGGGAGGAAGAGGAAGAGAATGATTAACGTTTAGTGATGAGTGATTAGTGATGAATGAAGAATTGACATATCATGTACCGGTGCTGTTGATGCCGAGTGTGGACGGAATGAATATCCGCCCGGATGGGACGTATGTAGACGTCACTTTCGGCGGAGGAGGACATTCACGCGAAATACTGTCACGATTGGGAGACGGCGGACGGTTACTGGGATTTGACCAGGACGAAGATGCCGAACAGAATATCGTGGATAATCCGCATTTCATTTTTGTACGCAGCAATTTCCGCTACCTGCATAACTTCCTACGCTACCATGATATAGAAGAAGTAGATGCGATACTTGCCGATCTAGGTGTGTCCTCACACCACTTCGATGATAGCGAGCGGGGATTCTCATTCCGCTTTGACGGGGCACTGGATATGCGTATGAACAAACGTGCAGGAGACACTGCGGCGGACATTATCAATACTTATAATGAAGAGCGCTTGGCAGATATCTTCTATTTGTACGGTGAACTGAAAAACAGCCGCAAATTGGCATCCGTACTCGTAAAGGCACGCGCCGGACAAAAAGTAACAACTATCGGTGAGTTTCTGGAAATCATCAAGCCACTTTTCGGCCGGGAACGGGAGAAAAAAGAACTGGCAAAAGTCTTCCAGGCATTGCGTATCGAAGTAAATCAGGAAATGGAAGCGCTGAAAGAGATGTTGTATGCAGCAACCGAGGCGCTGAAACCAGGTGGAAGACTGGTAGTAATCACGTATCACTCGCTGGAAGACAGAATGGTGAAGAATATGATGAAAACCGGAAACGTAGAAGGCAAGATGGAAAAAGATTTCTTTGGAAATGTACAGACACCTTTCCGGCTGGTGAACAATAAGGTGATTGTACCGGACGAAGCGGAGATAGAACGAAATCCGAGATCGCGAAGTGCAAAACTGAGAATAGCGGAGAAGAAGTGATAAAGAGCAAGAGTGGTAAAATGATAAAGCGGTAGAGTGATAGAGCGATGAAGGAAATGGAAGAAAAACAGGTAAATGAGAAAACAGAGAAAGCGGAAAAGGCGAAGAAAGCTAAAAATCGCACGTCTCTGAAGAACATCATTGGTGGTGATATTCTGGCAACGGATTTTTTCCGTCGTCAGACCAAATTGCTTGTGCTGATAATGGTGCTGATACTGTTTTACATACACAACCGTTATGCTTGTCAGCAACAAATGATAGAGATTGATAAACTGAAAAAAGAACTGATTGACATTAAATATGATGCCCTCACCCGTAGCTCGGAGTTGATGGAAAAAAGTCGCCAGTCACGCATTGAGGAATACATTGCAACCAAGGAGAGTGACTTACAGACCTCAACCAATCCACCGTATTTGATTAAGTAATCAGTAGAACCGTTAAACAGAAAACAGACTTGGCAGTAAATAAGAAAAATATCATGACCCGCTACTTCTTTGTAGTCCTCGTAATGGGGCTGCTGGGAATAGCTATTGTCGTAAAAGCCGCAATTATCATGTTTGCAGAGCGACAATACTGGCAGGATGTAGCCGACCGTTTCATAAAAGAGAACGTAACGGTAAAGCCTAATCGTGGTAATATTCTTTCATCCGACGGCAAACTAATGGCAAGTTCCTTGCCGGAATATCGCATCTATATGGACTTTAAGGCAGGTGGTGTAACCAAAGATACCATGCTGGTGAATCATATGAACGAAATTTGCGAAGGACTGCATAAGATATTCCCCGATAAAAGTGCCGCTGAATTTAAGTCACACTTACAGAAAGGGCGTAAGAAGGGCAGCCGTAATTATCTGATTTATCCGAGACGCATTTCGTATATCCAGTATAAAGAAGCAAAACGTTTGCCTGTATTCAATCTGAACAAGTACAAAGGTGGCTTCCACGAGCAGGTTTATAATCAACGTAAGAAGCCATTCGGATCATTGGCAGCCCGTACATTGGGCGATCTTTATGCCGATACTGCACAAGGTGCAAAAAATGGTATCGAGTTGTCATTCGACACCTTATTGAAAGGTCGCGACGGCATCACCCATCGCCAGAAGGTGATGAACAAGTACCTGAATATCGTAGATATAGCCCCCGTAGACGGTTGCGACATTATCTCAACCCTCGATGTAGGCATGCAGGATATCTGCGAGAAAGCATTGGTAGACAAGTTGAAGGAAATTAATGCCACTGTAGGTGTGGCAGTACTCATGGAAGTACAGACCGGCGAAGTGAAAGCCATCGTCAACATGATGAAAGCCAACGATGGCAACTATTACGAAATGCGCAACAATGCCATCAGTGACATGATGGAACCGGGCTCGACTTTCAAGACAGCTTCCATCATGGTGGCTCTTGAAGATGGAAAGATCACACCGGAAACAGAAGTAGACACCGGAAATGGTATTATGATGATGTATGGCAGCAAAATGAGAGATCATAACTGGCATCGCGGAGGATACGGGAAAATCAATGTAACACGTATTCTGGAAGTCTCATCCAATGTAGGTGTCTCCTATCTCATTGACAAACATTACAAAGATAATCCGCAGAAATATGTGGATGGTTTAAAGCGCATGAGCATCGACCAACCGCTACATCTACAAATTTCCGGCGAAGGAAAGCCTAACATCAAGGGACCGAAGGAAAGATACTTCGCAAAAACAACCCTGCCCTGGATGAGTATCGGATACGAAACACAGGTTCCGCCACTCAATATCCTGACTTTCTATAATGCCATTGCCAACAATGGTGTAATGATACGACCCAAATTCGTAAAGGCTGCGGTAAAAGACGGTGAAGTTATAGAAGAATATCCTACGGAAGTGATTAACCCGAAGATATGCTCTGACCGGACATTGACTCAGATACGTGATATTCTGGAAAAAGTGGTATCACAAGGATTAGCCAAACCAGCCGGAAGCAAACAATTTTCCGTAGCCGGCAAGACGGGTACAGCACAGGTATCACAAGGTACAGCAGGCTATAAAAACGGACGAGTGAATTATCTGGTAAGCTTTTGTGGCTATTTCCCGGCTGATGCTCCCAAGTATAGCTGTATCGTTTCCATACAGAAACCGGGACTTCCGGCATCAGGTGGTCTGATGGCAGGTAGTGTATTCGGAAAAATTGCAGAAAGAGTATATGCAAAGAATCTGCGGTTTGATATCCGCAGTGCAATAGACAGTACAAGCAATGTCATTCCTCCCGTAAAAGCCGGAGAAATGAATGAAGCCTTCCAGGTATTGAATAGTTTGAAAGTACCGGTACAGAAACAGTTCACGTCCAAGAAAGGACAAGAGGCTTGGGGACATACACAAGCAGCTCCCAATGCAGTTATTCTGCAAGGTAAAGACGGGGCCAACCCGGATCTTGTCCCCAGTGTTATTGGAATGGGAGCGAAGGATGCTGTGTACCTATTGGAGAGTAAAGGTCTGAAAGTCAAACTAAACGGTATCGGAAAAGTGAGAAATCAATCGATACCGGGCGGCAACCGTGTGGTAAAAGGACAGACGGTGACGTTAGCACTTCATTAGAGGTGCGGACGAAAGATTTACTAATTTAGAATATATATTATATATAAGGTATGGTATTAAGTGAATTACTGAAAGCAATACAACCGATACAGATTATCGGAAGTACGGAGACGGAGATAACGGGGGTAAACATCGACTCCCGCCTGGTACAAGCCGGACATCTGTTTATGGCTATGCGCGGTACCCAAACTGACGGACATGTCTATATTCCCGCGGCCATAGAGAAAGGCGCTGTCGCCGTGCTCTGCGAAGATGTACCCGAAGCTAAACAGGAGGGCATCACCTACATTCAGGTGAAAGACAGCGAAGACGCTGTAGGCAAAGTAGCCACTACATTCTACGACGATCCTACTTCCAAGATGGAACTGGTAGGTGTAACCGGAACGAATGGAAAGACGACCATCGCCACCTTATTATATAATACATTCCGTTATTTCGGCTATAAGGTAGGACTGATTTCTACTGTTTGCAACTACATAGACGATCAACCCATACCCACTGAGCATACGACCCCCGACCCCATCACTCTGAACCAGTTATTAGGACAGATGGCAGACTCCGGATGCAAGTATGTCTTCATGGAAGTGAGTTCGCACTCTATCGACCAGAAGCGTATCAGCGGGCTTCGTTTTGCAGGCGGTATTTTCACCAACCTGACGCGAGACCATCTGGACTATCACAAGACAGTGGAGAATTACCTCAAAGCTAAGAAGAAATTCTTCGACGATATGCCGAAGAATGCCTTCAGTCTGACCAACCTGGATGATAAGAACGGGCTTGTAATGACGCAAAACACGCGCTCGAAGGTATACACCTACTCATTGCGCAGCCTCAGCGATTTCAAAGGCAAGATATTGGAGTCTCATTTCGAAGGTATGTTACTCGACTTCAATAACCACGAACTGGCCGTGCATTTCATCGGCCGTTTTAATGCTTCAAACCTGTTGGCGGTATTTGGTGCAGCTGTACTGCTCGGCAAAAAAGAGGAAGATGTATTGGTTGCCCTCAGCACTTTGCAGCCGGTAGCCGGACGCTTCGATGCAGTGCGTTCACCCAAAGGCATCACCGCCATTGTAGATTATGCACACACTCCGGACGCCCTCATCAACGTATTGA from Bacteroides sp. MSB163 includes:
- a CDS encoding FtsL-like putative cell division protein — its product is MEEKQVNEKTEKAEKAKKAKNRTSLKNIIGGDILATDFFRRQTKLLVLIMVLILFYIHNRYACQQQMIEIDKLKKELIDIKYDALTRSSELMEKSRQSRIEEYIATKESDLQTSTNPPYLIK
- the rsmH gene encoding 16S rRNA (cytosine(1402)-N(4))-methyltransferase RsmH, coding for MNEELTYHVPVLLMPSVDGMNIRPDGTYVDVTFGGGGHSREILSRLGDGGRLLGFDQDEDAEQNIVDNPHFIFVRSNFRYLHNFLRYHDIEEVDAILADLGVSSHHFDDSERGFSFRFDGALDMRMNKRAGDTAADIINTYNEERLADIFYLYGELKNSRKLASVLVKARAGQKVTTIGEFLEIIKPLFGREREKKELAKVFQALRIEVNQEMEALKEMLYAATEALKPGGRLVVITYHSLEDRMVKNMMKTGNVEGKMEKDFFGNVQTPFRLVNNKVIVPDEAEIERNPRSRSAKLRIAEKK
- a CDS encoding UDP-N-acetylmuramoyl-L-alanyl-D-glutamate--2,6-diaminopimelate ligase, which produces MVLSELLKAIQPIQIIGSTETEITGVNIDSRLVQAGHLFMAMRGTQTDGHVYIPAAIEKGAVAVLCEDVPEAKQEGITYIQVKDSEDAVGKVATTFYDDPTSKMELVGVTGTNGKTTIATLLYNTFRYFGYKVGLISTVCNYIDDQPIPTEHTTPDPITLNQLLGQMADSGCKYVFMEVSSHSIDQKRISGLRFAGGIFTNLTRDHLDYHKTVENYLKAKKKFFDDMPKNAFSLTNLDDKNGLVMTQNTRSKVYTYSLRSLSDFKGKILESHFEGMLLDFNNHELAVHFIGRFNASNLLAVFGAAVLLGKKEEDVLVALSTLQPVAGRFDAVRSPKGITAIVDYAHTPDALINVLNAIHGVLEGKGKVITVVGAGGNRDKGKRPIMAKEAAKASDRVIITSDNPRFEEPQDIINDMLAGLDKEDMQKTISIADRREAIKTACLLAQPGDVILVAGKGHENYQEIKGVKHHFDDKEELKAIMF
- a CDS encoding T9SS type A sorting domain-containing protein translates to MKLKFILLLINLGLATSIFSQSFSYLYDAAGNRVTRMQVATRSFVLQKNEVNVVLSEGLLEQKAIKLFPNPMQTELTVLLSELFEPGYGEVFLYDLQGRLLLRQDVTSIRTILQLDSFVSGTYLLKLVFGSRQSIWKIIKE
- the mraZ gene encoding division/cell wall cluster transcriptional repressor MraZ, whose protein sequence is MIRFLGNIEAKTDAKGRVFIPAGFRRQLQSASEERLVLRKDVFQDCLVLYPESVWFKTQNQLRRRLNKWNAKHQDIFRQFVSDAEIMIPDGNGRILLPKRYLQMAGIQSDVRFIGMDNTIEIWAKEKTEQPFVSPEEFSEALQDILGDEDDWEEEEEND
- a CDS encoding penicillin-binding protein gives rise to the protein MTRYFFVVLVMGLLGIAIVVKAAIIMFAERQYWQDVADRFIKENVTVKPNRGNILSSDGKLMASSLPEYRIYMDFKAGGVTKDTMLVNHMNEICEGLHKIFPDKSAAEFKSHLQKGRKKGSRNYLIYPRRISYIQYKEAKRLPVFNLNKYKGGFHEQVYNQRKKPFGSLAARTLGDLYADTAQGAKNGIELSFDTLLKGRDGITHRQKVMNKYLNIVDIAPVDGCDIISTLDVGMQDICEKALVDKLKEINATVGVAVLMEVQTGEVKAIVNMMKANDGNYYEMRNNAISDMMEPGSTFKTASIMVALEDGKITPETEVDTGNGIMMMYGSKMRDHNWHRGGYGKINVTRILEVSSNVGVSYLIDKHYKDNPQKYVDGLKRMSIDQPLHLQISGEGKPNIKGPKERYFAKTTLPWMSIGYETQVPPLNILTFYNAIANNGVMIRPKFVKAAVKDGEVIEEYPTEVINPKICSDRTLTQIRDILEKVVSQGLAKPAGSKQFSVAGKTGTAQVSQGTAGYKNGRVNYLVSFCGYFPADAPKYSCIVSIQKPGLPASGGLMAGSVFGKIAERVYAKNLRFDIRSAIDSTSNVIPPVKAGEMNEAFQVLNSLKVPVQKQFTSKKGQEAWGHTQAAPNAVILQGKDGANPDLVPSVIGMGAKDAVYLLESKGLKVKLNGIGKVRNQSIPGGNRVVKGQTVTLALH